In Gemmata obscuriglobus, a single genomic region encodes these proteins:
- a CDS encoding serine/threonine-protein kinase, with the protein MDSSDSLKLDENLARFLAAYDQELDGGDGRAPTLQVHFPPLSDPALTPERPVTPLHSGAAHEGAASEMLPDPVRPLHLPPLGGGHRIGRFELRRQLGKGGCGIVFLAYDPRMRREVALKVPRPEMLMNPDAKRRLKLEALAASEFDHPNLVPVYEWGEVGPLCFIATAFCPGQTLAEWLDRQAFPVPVRQAARLVATVADAVQHAHDRGVLHRDLKPNNVLLQETKTEEGDEQPAGGVPLRGACYVPRVVDFGLAKVAERGGPSETGTRQILGTPKYMAPEQAQARREDIGPPADVYALGVVLYELLAGRAPYDGATDVEVLRQSVEGRPVAPRQLRPDLPRDLEAICLKAMACTVGERYRTAIDLADDLRRFLDGLPTVARPLAWSGRAGRWLRRNDQLVAIAVLAVIALFVTLLGTWNSYKTRNLQTDNNKLKGDQAERNRADQQREYARQVRDGYHAWRGGNTQAAAEALDSARRASDLVMDPPEFAHDHLARLTRGGQLVIVCPAGAVTALAVSPDGTRLASGHADGTLAVWDRTTAAQLGTLKAHEGEVSRVAFDRSGAQIVTGGPVPNGLTGALVWAVGPTGTLAPTGAGALSIGFAAGGPIAAPPWPFWVRPAGGAGVLAVAPDGRVARSPRPGWVELPSGAVIATDDTGDLRAGAFAPDGATLFTAGADGIIRSWDVNRAPWDRGAAPSDTPLAIGLSPDGAVRMIAGAARVTRYESGRAPAGVPVLKRRVAAVRVYDDGRAGVVSFDGATVQVADLSGTAVTERLRAKVPGGRLPVSAALTPDGGSVAVADDAGGVTVWSVAGRSAAGRYDTGLRRAGAVAISDDGKTVAARGPNGLLVWTVGTPETRAAVAVDDQAVFRFLPTGDRLAVAGRDGVVRVFNAAGREEHALFGHVGRVTALGASPDGRTLVSGGSTGEVRFWDLKAGVELYSVRRHPSAVTAIEFSADGKFMLSGADGQFAAWDTR; encoded by the coding sequence ATGGATTCGTCCGACTCGCTGAAGCTCGACGAGAACCTCGCGCGGTTCCTGGCGGCGTACGACCAGGAACTCGACGGGGGGGACGGTCGCGCGCCGACGCTCCAGGTCCATTTTCCCCCGCTGAGTGACCCGGCCCTCACGCCCGAGCGGCCCGTCACGCCGCTGCACTCCGGGGCGGCCCACGAGGGGGCCGCGAGCGAGATGCTCCCGGACCCGGTCCGGCCGCTGCACCTGCCGCCGCTCGGCGGGGGGCACCGGATCGGGCGGTTCGAGCTGCGCCGCCAGCTCGGCAAGGGCGGGTGCGGGATCGTGTTCCTGGCCTACGACCCGCGGATGCGGCGCGAGGTCGCGCTCAAGGTGCCGCGGCCCGAGATGCTGATGAACCCGGACGCCAAGCGCCGGCTCAAGCTCGAGGCCCTCGCCGCGTCCGAGTTCGATCACCCGAACCTCGTGCCCGTGTACGAGTGGGGCGAGGTCGGGCCGCTGTGCTTCATCGCCACGGCCTTTTGCCCCGGGCAGACGCTGGCCGAGTGGCTCGACCGGCAGGCGTTCCCCGTGCCGGTGCGGCAGGCGGCGCGGCTCGTGGCGACGGTGGCCGACGCGGTGCAGCACGCGCACGACCGCGGGGTGCTGCACCGCGACCTGAAGCCGAACAACGTGCTGCTCCAGGAAACGAAAACCGAGGAGGGCGACGAGCAGCCGGCGGGCGGGGTGCCGCTCCGGGGCGCGTGCTACGTGCCCCGGGTGGTGGACTTCGGGCTGGCGAAGGTGGCGGAACGCGGCGGCCCGTCGGAAACGGGCACGCGGCAGATCCTGGGGACGCCGAAGTACATGGCCCCGGAGCAGGCCCAGGCCCGCCGCGAGGACATCGGCCCGCCGGCGGACGTGTACGCGCTAGGGGTGGTGCTGTACGAGCTGCTCGCCGGCCGCGCGCCCTACGACGGCGCCACCGACGTGGAGGTGCTCCGGCAGTCCGTGGAGGGGCGGCCGGTCGCGCCGCGACAGCTGCGGCCCGACCTCCCGCGCGACCTCGAAGCGATCTGCCTGAAGGCGATGGCGTGTACGGTCGGCGAGCGGTACCGCACCGCGATCGACCTGGCGGACGACCTGCGGCGGTTCCTGGACGGCCTGCCGACGGTGGCGCGGCCGCTCGCGTGGAGCGGCCGCGCCGGCCGGTGGCTCCGCCGCAACGACCAGCTCGTCGCGATCGCGGTGCTGGCCGTCATCGCGCTGTTCGTGACCCTGCTGGGGACGTGGAACTCGTACAAGACGCGGAACCTGCAAACCGACAACAACAAGCTGAAGGGGGACCAGGCGGAGCGGAACCGGGCGGACCAGCAGCGCGAGTACGCGCGCCAGGTGCGCGACGGGTACCACGCTTGGCGCGGCGGGAACACGCAGGCCGCCGCCGAGGCGCTAGACTCCGCCCGCCGCGCGTCCGACCTGGTGATGGACCCGCCCGAGTTCGCGCACGACCACCTCGCCCGGCTCACGAGGGGCGGGCAACTGGTGATCGTGTGCCCCGCGGGTGCGGTAACGGCGCTGGCCGTGTCGCCCGACGGCACCCGGCTCGCGAGCGGGCACGCCGACGGCACGCTCGCGGTGTGGGACCGGACGACGGCGGCACAGCTCGGCACGCTCAAGGCCCACGAGGGCGAGGTGTCCCGCGTCGCGTTCGACCGGAGCGGGGCGCAGATCGTGACCGGCGGTCCGGTTCCGAACGGCCTCACCGGGGCGCTCGTTTGGGCCGTTGGGCCGACCGGGACCCTGGCTCCGACCGGCGCCGGCGCACTTAGCATCGGGTTCGCGGCCGGCGGGCCGATTGCGGCCCCGCCCTGGCCCTTTTGGGTTCGGCCCGCGGGCGGGGCGGGCGTGCTGGCCGTGGCCCCCGACGGGCGCGTCGCGCGGAGCCCGCGCCCGGGTTGGGTCGAACTGCCGTCCGGGGCCGTCATCGCAACCGATGACACCGGCGACCTGCGCGCCGGGGCGTTCGCGCCCGACGGTGCGACGCTGTTCACCGCCGGTGCGGACGGCATCATTCGCTCGTGGGACGTGAACCGCGCCCCGTGGGACCGCGGCGCGGCCCCGAGCGACACGCCGCTGGCGATCGGCCTGTCGCCCGACGGCGCGGTGCGGATGATCGCGGGGGCCGCCCGCGTGACCCGGTACGAAAGCGGCCGCGCCCCGGCGGGTGTGCCGGTGCTGAAGAGGCGGGTCGCGGCGGTGCGCGTGTACGACGACGGCCGCGCGGGGGTGGTGTCGTTCGACGGCGCCACCGTTCAGGTCGCGGACCTCTCCGGCACGGCGGTCACGGAGCGGTTGCGCGCGAAGGTGCCCGGCGGGCGGCTGCCGGTGTCGGCCGCGCTGACGCCGGACGGGGGGAGCGTCGCGGTGGCGGACGACGCCGGGGGCGTGACGGTGTGGTCCGTGGCCGGGCGGAGTGCGGCGGGCCGGTACGACACCGGGTTGCGCCGCGCCGGCGCGGTGGCCATATCCGACGACGGTAAGACCGTGGCGGCGCGCGGCCCGAACGGGCTACTGGTGTGGACCGTCGGGACGCCGGAGACGCGCGCGGCCGTCGCGGTCGACGACCAGGCGGTGTTCCGGTTCCTGCCGACGGGCGACCGGCTGGCTGTGGCCGGGCGGGACGGGGTGGTTCGGGTGTTCAACGCCGCGGGACGCGAGGAGCACGCGCTGTTCGGGCACGTCGGCCGGGTGACCGCGCTCGGGGCGTCGCCGGACGGGCGCACTCTGGTGAGCGGCGGGAGCACGGGCGAGGTGCGGTTCTGGGACCTGAAAGCCGGCGTCGAACTCTACAGCGTTCGGCGGCACCCGTCCGCGGTGACCGCGATCGAGTTCTCCGCGGACGGCAAGTTCATGCTCAGCGGCGCCGACGGCCAGTTCGCGGCCTGGGACACGCGGTAG